The window TTTGCAGACAGATCATGAAGTTCAGAGAAGGCATAATGGTGAATTGGTTAAGATGCAAGAAGAGTCTTCTATACggaaggagaaaacaagaattGCCACGGAAGAGCAGATTCAAGCACAGCAGCGCCAgactgagaaagagagagctgaACTTGAGCGAGAGACAATTCGCGTCAAAGCCATGGCTGAGGCTGAAGGCCGAGCTCATGAAGCTAAACTTACTGAAGAGCAGAATAGGAGAATGCTTTTGGATAAGATCAATGGTGAAAGGGAAAAATGGCTTGCAGCGATCAACACAACCTTCAGTCACATTGAAGGTATGGACCTTATAAGCATTGTTCCATCCTgttattctttctttgtttctctcagTTTCTATAATCCCCTTTATATCTGTGCTTCTCTCTAGATTGTTCTGAAACTAAGTAACCTTCCAAGGAATATTTTAGAAGACATCCACCTGCAGATGTTTAATTTTCGCTTTCAGAAGTTATTGCTATTGAAAAATGTGGCTTCATATTCATTTGCTTCTATATTGAACTTGTCAGGGGGAGTCAGGACCTTATTAACTGATCGAAATAAACTGATAATGACTGTTGGAGGCGTTACAGCATTAGCTGCTGGGGTTTACACAACTCGGTATGCATCTCCTAGTTTTGCAATATTTATATCTCATTTTAGAAACCTATGTAGCTGTGAATTTAAAGAAGCTTAACTGTTTTCTTATGATAACAGAGAGGGTGCTAGGGTTACCTGGGGTTATATTAACAGGATTCTTGGGCAGCCATCACTTATCAGAGAGTCTTCCATGGGTAGATTTCCATGGGCAAGCTCAGTGTCTCAGTTTAAGAACAAAATTAGTACAGCTGCAGGGGCAGCAGCATCTGCAGAAGGAGAAAAGCCCCTTGAAAATGTAATTCTCCATCATTccttgaagaagagaattgaGCGTCTTGCTAGAGCCACAGCAAATACCAAGTCCCATCAAGCCCCATTCCGCAACATGATGTTTTATGGGCCTCCAGGTACCGGTAAAACTATGGTGGCGAGGGAGATTGCTCGGAAGTCGGTGAGTTAATATTCTTTGTGCAACTGCGAACTTGAGCCACATTTTATGAATTTAGTACAGATTGACCAAATTCATCCCTTGCTTTTACACCTGTTTTGATTATATTGTGCTGCAGGATCTCGATTATGCTATGATGACAGGAGGAGATGTTGCTCCTCTTGGTGCACAGGCTGTAACAAAAATCCATCAGATATTTGATTGGGCCAAGAAATCAAACAAAGGCTTACTGCTTTTCATCGATGAGGCCGATGCTTTCCTATGCGAGTAAGATGCTTTCACCTCTTTTCTATAGCCTTTTGGTATTCTAGTGCTTCTCATCTACTAgaattctataatatatatgatatagttTTGACTTTGAACCAATATATCTCTTACTCGGATTGCAAACTTTTTACCAACACAAGGCAGAATGTAGTATAGCCTGAGAAAAATCAGTGGACTGTCCACCGATTACTAAAGCTCATTTTGTTACTTCGTACAGTGTCTCCAGGGTTTCTTTTCTTAATAGTTCATCTTCTATTGCAGACGTAACAGTACGTACATGAGCGAGGCCCAGCGCAGCGCTCTGAACGCGTTACTATTTCGAACCGGTGATCAGTCACGGGACATAGTTCTTGTCCTGGCTACAAACAGACCCGGTGATCTTGATAGTGCAGTCACAGACAGGATTGACGAAGTTATCGAGTTTCCTCTCCCTGGTGAAGAAGAGCGCTTCAAGCTCCTCAAGCTCTATCTCAACAAGTACCTAGCTGGTGAAGACAAAGAGTCAAACCTTAAATGGAGCAGCTTTTTCAAGAAGAAGTCACAGAAGATCACCGTTGAAGGAGACCTAACCGACCAAGTGATCAGAGAAGCTGCAAAAAAGATGGAAGGTTTCTCTGGTCGTGAGATTGCTAAGCTTGTTGCTGGAGTTCAAGCTGCGGTGTACGGACGAAAGGACTGCGTCTTGGATTCCCAACTATTTGAAGAAATTGTGGATTATAAAATTGAAGAACATCACCAGAGAATCAGACTTGCGACTGAAGGCGGCCAATCGTTTCCATAGTTTTGAATTGattctatataaaaatgaaatagtGAACACTGTTTGAGTGACTGGTTCTATTTCGGTTAGCTAGAATTGTAGTGCAGTTTTAAATTTCGGCTTACCAGCCCGGTTATGCAAACCGCTTTAGAAACAAGGGTTTctgagctctctctctttctaattGTTGTATTACTTTTTCGAAAGTATGGTCTACGAGGGGAACAAGACCAGCCGTTTAATAGGACACGTACCCACAACAAAACCGCATCCTTTGTAGTTTGTAGCCACGTAACCTCGTCAAAACACGTGGAGAACAGTAACCGCTTCTCGGAAAGACCACTGGTTTTGGACTCGAGCGTCTCTTCTCTTTATAAACTAACTAGTATAAACTTCCAAGGACATTGGAACTAGaatcaaaacatttaaacaagggaaaaaaaaaggattagttTGATCCGTCCGTAATCACTCGTTAAAAGAGATGATGGAGAGAAGAAGTACGACATTGGTGTCgctggttgttgtggtggtgtTGACGTGACAGAGGGTGTTTTGGAAAAAGGAATGAGAAGACGCCGCAGGAGAAGTCTGGTTCATGGGCTGGTTGGATCTCCGACAAAACCACGACGTGAGTAAATTGGTTACACCCACTTTTGGCCTAAATCAGTCGCTTACGTACCACCCATCACGTTGATTCTATTTTGGTCTACAGTACTTTCTCATTTTAATCCATAGTTCATAAGTAAGTAGTAGTGTcttcttggtttttgttttcttttctagaaTCTTTAGATTCGTTGACTACATTCAGTCCCGGCCACAAGGGCTTAAAGTGAAACCAAAGATTCGGGcccaaaaatttaaaagtctctttcatttaaaaatctattaaaagtataaagtttttttttatttacatgtaaaagatattttttatttgtaggaTATGTAAAAGGTCTTAAAATATCAAGTGGTGGACTTTTatagaaaatctataatttttgtaataggtgaaaaagacatattttttttaaattttgcgTAGAGCCCTCATTGGGCCGGCACTGACTACATTGGATATATAGGCACTGACTTTATTATAGGTGACATTGATACTCTTTTTGTAGTGGATTTGGTAGCAAGAATGAGGAAGTAGGAAtttccaaaagaagaaagatggatgCAGGTAAAGCAGCCAGAGTCGCGGAAAATTAAGTTTATGATAAAACACAATGCAGGTTGTGCCAACTGCCAAGGATTTTGCCGAGAAGAAGGCACAATATGCAAAAGATTTCGTTTCTCTCAAGGCTGGTACGGTAATGTAAAGGACATCGCCTACGAGAATTAGAAAGCGGGATATGCAATAATGCACGCAATGCAAAGGATATCTATGAGAAGGCGAGAAGTGCCAAGGACGTGGCTTATGAGAAGGCGGGACACGTGAAGGATTTAACATANNNNNNNNNNNNNNNNNNNNNNNNNNNNNNNNNNNNNNNNNNNNNNNNNNNNNNNNNNNNNNNNNNNNNNNNNNNNNNNNNNNNNNNNNNNNNNNNNNNNNNNNNNNNNNNNNNNNNNNNNNNNNNNNNNNNNNNNNNNNNNNNNNNNNNNNNNNNNNNNNNNNNNNNNNNNNNNNNNNNNNNNNNNNNNNNNNNNNNNNNNNNNNNNNNNNNNNNNNNNNNNNNNNNNNNNNNNNNNNNNNNNNNNNNNNNNNNNNNNNNNNNNNNNNNNNNNNNNNNNNNNNNNNNNNNNNNNNNNNNNNNNNNNNNNNNNNNNNNNNNNNNNNNNNNNNNNNNNNNNNNNNNNNNNNNNNNNNNNNNNNNNNNNNNNNNNNNNNNNNNNNNNNNNNNNNNNNNNNNNNNNNNNNNNNNNNNNNNNNNNNNNNNNNNNNNNNNNNNNNNNNNNNNNNNNNNNNNNNNNNNNggggggggggggggggcaatGTGAAGGACATGGCATTTGAGAAGGCATGCATTGCAAAAGACATGGCCTATGGAAAAGCAGGGGATGCAAAGGATATTGGCTATGACAAAGCAAGCAATGCCAAGGACGTGGCCTACGAGAAAGCTTAAAAAGCCAAAGACAGAGCTTATGAAAAGGCCGGCAATGCCAAGGACATGTGGCCTATGATAAGGTGGGATCTGCTTATGGCATTGCGCACAAGGCAAAGTTTTCTGGTTGTGTGAAAGCTGGTGAGGCCAAAGACTTCGCCTACAAGAAGGTTGGCAATGCGAAAGATACAGCTTACGACAAGACTGGTGATGTGATCAGGATGGCAACGGACAAGGCAAGTGAAGCCGTATGAAGGAGCCAAAGAGAAGTCAATGAGTGCCAAAGATATTATCATCTTGACTTGgttcttatttttctattttggcAGCTGATAAAAGCATAACATGCAATGTAGTACCGCAAAgacaaaccaacaaaagaaaTGGTTGATTCGGTTGACTATATAGAAGACATGTCACAAAATACGCTATATGAAACCGTAAATTAAGAAGCAAGCTTTTCAAGTCGCCAGAGAGATACGAGACTATTATGCTGAGCTCTAAAAGCAATTTGTTATACAACAAATCCTGAACCTAAATCCAATCtcctttttaaaatgttaatgcAAAATCGTAAAGTAAAGGAACGTTGAATCGAACAAAGAGAAGTAAAAAtagtatgtttatatataaaaatctctTACAAATCCTTCTTCTTTGCTGCTTGTTTATTGTTGTGCATCCAAACTTTAAACACTTGTCTTTTCACATTAATCTCACGACAAAACCGATTCACTTCATCGTCATCTTGCTTTGTCATTCTCCAACCAATCTTCTCAGCAAATTCCATCATCTTAtccttttgttcttcattaaacttTGTCCTAAACCGTTTCTTGGGCTGAAACTGA is drawn from Camelina sativa cultivar DH55 chromosome 1, Cs, whole genome shotgun sequence and contains these coding sequences:
- the LOC104700393 gene encoding ATPase family AAA domain-containing protein 3-like; this translates as MAASRLCSAAAIAAAFTSMSMSQNRAYADSRFRFPFFSSSPPAEESPTDHKSSSTNSKSDSDEPKGSGFDPESLERGAKALREINSSPHSKQVFDLMRKQEKTRLAELAAEKEHNEAIQAHKDIERQRKLAEEQRNLVQQQAQAKAQMLRYEDELARKRQQTDHEVQRRHNGELVKMQEESSIRKEKTRIATEEQIQAQQRQTEKERAELERETIRVKAMAEAEGRAHEAKLTEEQNRRMLLDKINGEREKWLAAINTTFSHIEGGVRTLLTDRNKLIMTVGGVTALAAGVYTTREGARVTWGYINRILGQPSLIRESSMGRFPWASSVSQFKNKISTAAGAAASAEGEKPLENVILHHSLKKRIERLARATANTKSHQAPFRNMMFYGPPGTGKTMVAREIARKSDLDYAMMTGGDVAPLGAQAVTKIHQIFDWAKKSNKGLLLFIDEADAFLCERNSTYMSEAQRSALNALLFRTGDQSRDIVLVLATNRPGDLDSAVTDRIDEVIEFPLPGEEERFKLLKLYLNKYLAGEDKESNLKWSSFFKKKSQKITVEGDLTDQVIREAAKKMEGFSGREIAKLVAGVQAAVYGRKDCVLDSQLFEEIVDYKIEEHHQRIRLATEGGQSFP